In Dyadobacter sp. NIV53, a single window of DNA contains:
- the mtgA gene encoding monofunctional biosynthetic peptidoglycan transglycosylase, with product MLRRLPFIALRFFIYFLIISVVWVFILRFLPVWVTPFMISRKIEAFKADEETKIYSDWEPYENISKEAALAVIASEDQNFPHHWGFDFNEIYDAMTEKRKRVRGASTISQQVAKNVFLWHGRSFIRKGLEAYFTILIEIIWDKERILEVYLNVAEMGKMTFGVEAASLRYYKKSAKNLTRAEAARIAAVLPNPLRFSIKNPSSYVIKRSGQISRQMRSLGGQKYIADL from the coding sequence ATGCTCCGCCGTTTGCCATTTATTGCTCTTCGTTTCTTTATATATTTTTTAATTATCTCCGTCGTCTGGGTTTTTATATTAAGGTTTTTACCGGTTTGGGTTACCCCATTTATGATCTCCCGGAAAATTGAAGCTTTTAAAGCCGACGAGGAAACCAAGATATACAGCGATTGGGAGCCTTATGAAAATATCTCCAAAGAAGCGGCACTGGCTGTTATCGCCTCAGAAGACCAGAATTTTCCGCATCACTGGGGTTTTGATTTTAATGAGATTTACGATGCCATGACTGAAAAACGGAAACGTGTCCGTGGTGCCAGTACGATTTCACAGCAGGTTGCCAAGAATGTTTTTTTATGGCATGGAAGGAGTTTTATCAGAAAGGGGCTTGAAGCTTATTTTACCATTCTGATTGAAATTATCTGGGATAAAGAACGTATCCTGGAAGTGTATCTCAACGTGGCCGAAATGGGAAAAATGACATTTGGCGTAGAGGCAGCTTCTCTTCGTTATTATAAAAAATCCGCCAAAAATCTGACACGTGCCGAAGCAGCCAGGATTGCCGCAGTATTGCCTAATCCATTGCGTTTTTCAATTAAAAATCCTTCTTCATACGTAATAAAACGTAGCGGACAGATTTCCAGGCAAATGCGATCTCTGGGTGGCCAAAAGTACATTGCTGATTTGTAG
- a CDS encoding endonuclease/exonuclease/phosphatase family protein: MRNLLFVFLLSSLINQLSFAQKNEPINIASYNLRYDNKGDGINAWPNRKENVKGLIKFHDFEIFGVQEALIGQLKDVAELSEYAYTGKGRDDGKEAGEHSAIFYKKDRFKLIKSGDFWLSETPDKPGKGWDAVCCNRISSWGKFQDLVTKKEFFFFCVHFDHQGVEARRQSGFLMVKKIREIAGNATVILTGDFNSTPETEQIKTIQTILNDTHEVTKQPPYGPEGTFNSFKFDAPMDMRIDYIFVSKNVDVLKYGVLTDAKEQRYPSDHQPVLIKAIIK; encoded by the coding sequence ATGAGAAATCTGCTTTTTGTTTTTTTACTTTCATCATTAATAAACCAGCTTTCATTCGCTCAAAAGAATGAACCAATCAACATTGCTTCTTACAATCTGCGTTACGACAACAAAGGTGATGGAATCAATGCGTGGCCAAACCGGAAAGAAAATGTAAAAGGATTAATAAAATTTCATGACTTCGAAATCTTTGGTGTCCAGGAAGCACTGATCGGACAGTTAAAAGATGTAGCAGAATTATCAGAATATGCATACACAGGAAAAGGAAGAGACGATGGTAAAGAGGCAGGCGAGCACTCCGCTATTTTCTATAAAAAGGATCGTTTTAAACTAATAAAATCAGGTGATTTCTGGCTAAGCGAAACGCCTGATAAACCGGGAAAAGGCTGGGATGCAGTTTGCTGCAACCGTATTTCTTCATGGGGAAAATTCCAGGATCTGGTTACAAAAAAGGAGTTCTTTTTCTTTTGCGTTCACTTTGACCACCAGGGTGTTGAAGCCCGCCGTCAATCGGGTTTTTTAATGGTAAAAAAGATCAGGGAAATTGCGGGAAATGCAACCGTAATTTTAACGGGAGATTTCAATTCTACACCAGAAACAGAACAGATTAAAACCATTCAAACAATTTTGAATGATACGCATGAAGTAACCAAACAACCACCTTACGGCCCGGAAGGAACATTCAACAGCTTTAAATTTGATGCGCCTATGGATATGCGGATTGATTATATTTTTGTGAGTAAAAATGTGGATGTTCTCAAATACGGCGTATTAACAGATGCCAAAGAACAGCGTTATCCGTCTGACCATCAGCCGGTTTTAATTAAAGCTATAATAAAATAA
- a CDS encoding TonB-dependent receptor, translating to MEKSVRNKPVNWLKIMRIGLFQCVIAALLTSMSYAGESSAQSVLSRDMTLNFNNLSLKEALAQIQEKTEIKFVYSSRISLQDKIDLHVEKQKLSKVLDNLLVPRGISYRVINEQIVLARAKNSSSVFSEIEEKLHQAILPAEVTIKGKVVGSDNNEPLPGVSVVIKGSQKGTSTDANGMFEIDVPGVESTLIFSFVGYIAQEIVAGNQSQINVKLSVDTKSLDEVVVIGYGTMKKGDLSSAVSTVPDMAQIKNRPVLNVGAMIQGKVAGVTAVNNGGHPNSSPKVTIRGVGSRGDESVLYVVDGVPNAPYNPADIESITVLKDAASAAIYGAFSGSAGVILITTRQATEGKPSVEYSGFTGVKNAWRLPQSLNAADEAKVSNLAYTNAGLSPLDGWDITKNPYAQVTRTNWINEIFRTGVVQRHNISINAGTGKFSTLLQGRYEKEEGTLVNTFSQNISLRFNAVYKFTDKIKLRQDVFYNNGDNRGTSTESGYSGTVLSAIYMPRSAAAYYDDGTFGGVGPRDSQYLGIHGDAINPLASLLRNTSTNKNSQMQSVTELSYSDIIPGLTYVTRFTFRQNSNLAKNFTPRRTEPGKPDGQNTLDYSTGRGYNWIWENTANYSKVLGKHNIGAMASMTAQENFGRSFGIAARGFENEADWAQFFINASIFDQNKPWDSETKDRTASYVGRLSYSWADRYFLTGSYRYDIAGRLAEGYRGKGFPAVTAAWKLSSEPFFDISGIDLFKIRGSWGRIGNINSVPLYYGYPALSSNQTYQIGDTSPNSPALYINSRFNPELSWETSQQTDIGLDISLLKQRLTITADYFNKLTFDLIKQQDVEWTSTFGYEAPSINQGKIRNSGFELSASWKDKAGELGYEIGGNFATLKNRVDYIDTNPTSFWTHGDAWRGILTPFRSTVGQPYYSYWLIKNAGIFQTDAAAAEYVSSTGTQIQPNAKAGDLKFVDENGDGKIDDLDRVYMGNAFPKITYGFTTNLTWKGFDASIFFQGVGGVKLFHAFKQSTLNGAEQGYNRWDKILDAWSETNTGSDIPKIRANDPNRNFQTNSDWFLENGNYVRLKNLMIGYTFNKLPKNMNLRIYLSGDNLLTFTKYSGMDPEVGGVGLDGGQYPVSRIYSAGLRLKF from the coding sequence ATGGAAAAATCAGTACGTAACAAGCCGGTCAACTGGCTAAAAATTATGCGCATCGGGTTGTTTCAATGTGTTATCGCAGCTTTACTGACAAGTATGAGCTATGCAGGGGAAAGTTCAGCACAGTCGGTCCTTAGCCGGGATATGACGCTGAATTTCAATAATCTCAGTTTAAAAGAAGCTTTGGCGCAAATTCAGGAAAAGACGGAGATCAAATTCGTATACAGCAGCCGGATCTCACTTCAGGACAAGATCGACCTGCATGTGGAAAAACAAAAATTATCTAAAGTACTGGATAATCTTTTGGTTCCGAGAGGTATCAGCTATCGGGTAATCAATGAGCAAATTGTACTGGCGCGGGCAAAAAACAGCTCTTCCGTTTTCTCAGAAATAGAAGAAAAACTGCATCAGGCTATACTTCCGGCCGAAGTAACAATTAAAGGAAAAGTAGTTGGTTCTGATAACAACGAGCCGTTACCGGGAGTTAGTGTTGTAATTAAAGGATCGCAAAAAGGGACTTCTACGGATGCAAACGGTATGTTTGAGATTGATGTTCCGGGAGTTGAATCCACTTTAATATTCAGTTTCGTTGGATACATCGCTCAGGAAATTGTTGCCGGTAACCAATCCCAGATTAATGTTAAGCTCTCAGTTGATACCAAATCTTTGGACGAAGTTGTGGTAATCGGGTACGGCACAATGAAAAAAGGAGATTTATCGTCGGCTGTTTCAACAGTGCCTGATATGGCTCAGATCAAAAACCGGCCGGTATTAAATGTTGGTGCTATGATCCAGGGGAAAGTAGCTGGTGTTACCGCGGTAAATAATGGCGGGCATCCTAATAGCAGCCCAAAGGTTACAATTCGCGGTGTTGGCTCACGTGGAGACGAAAGTGTCCTGTATGTTGTTGACGGTGTACCTAATGCACCCTACAATCCCGCTGACATCGAATCCATTACAGTACTGAAAGATGCAGCCTCAGCAGCTATTTACGGCGCATTTTCCGGGTCAGCTGGTGTAATTCTGATCACTACCCGCCAGGCTACCGAAGGAAAACCAAGTGTTGAGTACAGCGGTTTTACTGGTGTTAAAAATGCATGGAGACTTCCTCAGTCACTAAATGCTGCTGACGAAGCAAAGGTATCCAACCTTGCTTATACCAATGCAGGCTTGTCTCCGCTTGATGGATGGGATATTACCAAAAATCCATATGCCCAGGTTACAAGAACAAACTGGATCAATGAAATTTTCAGGACAGGCGTTGTTCAGCGGCATAATATCAGTATCAATGCTGGTACCGGTAAATTCTCGACACTTTTGCAGGGGCGTTACGAAAAGGAAGAGGGAACACTGGTCAATACGTTTTCACAGAATATTTCCCTCCGTTTCAATGCCGTTTATAAATTCACGGACAAAATAAAGCTGCGTCAGGATGTATTTTATAATAATGGTGATAACCGTGGAACATCCACAGAAAGTGGTTACAGCGGTACTGTTCTTTCGGCCATCTATATGCCACGTTCAGCTGCTGCTTATTATGATGACGGAACTTTTGGCGGAGTTGGCCCGCGTGATTCCCAGTATCTGGGTATTCACGGTGATGCAATTAACCCGCTGGCGTCACTGCTCAGAAATACTTCCACTAATAAAAACAGTCAGATGCAGTCGGTTACTGAACTGTCCTATTCTGATATTATTCCTGGCTTAACTTACGTCACTCGTTTCACCTTCAGACAAAACAGTAATCTGGCAAAAAATTTCACACCAAGAAGAACTGAACCTGGTAAACCTGACGGGCAAAATACACTGGATTATTCCACCGGCCGAGGTTATAACTGGATCTGGGAAAATACGGCCAATTACAGCAAAGTTTTAGGCAAGCACAACATTGGCGCTATGGCATCTATGACAGCTCAGGAAAACTTTGGGAGATCTTTTGGTATAGCAGCAAGAGGTTTTGAAAATGAAGCAGATTGGGCACAATTCTTTATCAATGCTTCGATCTTCGATCAAAACAAACCATGGGATTCTGAAACTAAAGACAGAACAGCTTCTTATGTAGGACGTCTTTCATACAGCTGGGCTGACAGATATTTTTTAACTGGAAGTTATCGTTATGACATTGCCGGACGACTTGCCGAAGGGTATCGTGGAAAGGGGTTTCCAGCCGTAACGGCAGCCTGGAAACTTAGTTCCGAGCCATTCTTTGACATTAGCGGTATAGATTTATTCAAAATCAGAGGAAGCTGGGGACGTATCGGAAATATTAATTCCGTCCCGTTATATTATGGATATCCGGCATTATCCTCCAATCAGACATACCAGATCGGAGATACATCACCTAATTCCCCTGCCTTGTATATCAATAGCCGGTTTAATCCCGAGCTTTCATGGGAAACATCTCAGCAAACGGATATTGGCTTGGATATTAGTCTGTTAAAACAAAGACTTACAATCACAGCTGATTATTTTAACAAGTTAACCTTTGATCTGATCAAACAGCAGGATGTGGAATGGACCAGTACTTTCGGTTACGAAGCACCTTCAATCAATCAGGGAAAAATCCGAAACAGCGGGTTTGAATTATCGGCTTCATGGAAAGACAAAGCCGGAGAGCTAGGATACGAAATCGGCGGAAATTTTGCGACGCTAAAAAATCGTGTTGATTATATTGATACGAATCCAACCTCCTTTTGGACACATGGTGATGCATGGAGAGGAATTCTTACACCTTTCCGTTCCACAGTCGGGCAGCCTTACTATTCTTACTGGCTTATTAAAAATGCCGGAATATTTCAAACTGATGCGGCAGCTGCCGAATACGTTAGCAGTACGGGTACGCAAATTCAACCAAATGCGAAAGCGGGTGATCTTAAATTTGTTGATGAAAATGGTGATGGTAAAATTGACGATCTGGACCGTGTTTATATGGGTAATGCGTTTCCTAAAATCACCTATGGTTTTACTACGAATCTTACCTGGAAAGGTTTTGATGCAAGTATTTTCTTTCAGGGTGTAGGTGGCGTAAAACTTTTTCACGCATTCAAACAGTCCACACTTAACGGAGCAGAGCAGGGATACAACCGTTGGGATAAAATCCTTGACGCCTGGTCTGAAACCAACACAGGTTCGGATATACCAAAAATCAGGGCGAATGACCCTAACCGGAACTTCCAGACAAATTCAGACTGGTTTCTTGAAAATGGTAATTATGTGCGCCTGAAAAACTTAATGATCGGTTATACATTCAATAAGCTTCCAAAGAACATGAATCTCCGCATTTATCTGAGCGGCGATAACCTGTTGACATTCACTAAATATAGCGGAATGGATCCCGAAGTTGGCGGAGTCGGACTAGATGGCGGACAATATCCTGTATCCAGAATTTATTCTGCCGGCCTGAGACTTAAATTTTAA
- a CDS encoding DUF2851 family protein: MNEDILSFIWRFQYFETENMLTDEGARLSVLRTGYLNNNAGPDFSEVRVQIDGVDWAGCVEIHVKSSDWFQHNHETDLSYESVVLHVVWENDKPVLRKDGTLLPTLTLKGLVKLSVIERYGYLLHEKEEIPCSKSFESVNDLQKYSMMDRVLLERLDKKASQVMNLLKANQQDWEETAYQWLSQHFGFKLNDPAFLRLSQLVPLKILQKHRNSPIQIEALLFGCAGLLPELQDLEGIDKSSHEYVYIRELRREYLFLSSKYRLSNIPMSVQEWKFLRLRPAGFPTIRLAQLAVLISKSAGIFSSLTSADHIEELYSLFNLKQSDYWSTHFQLGKLSKSKVPSMGKDAANLLIINAAIPLMVAYSKHRQQPEMQDKAIKWLSEIPAENNRITREWELLDMHVKTAADSQSLIEWYNHYCTQHKCLECIVGATLVRPV; this comes from the coding sequence ATGAATGAAGATATATTAAGTTTTATCTGGCGGTTTCAATATTTTGAGACTGAAAATATGCTTACGGACGAAGGAGCCCGATTATCAGTTTTAAGAACAGGTTATCTGAACAACAACGCCGGCCCTGATTTTTCCGAAGTCCGTGTTCAGATTGACGGAGTGGACTGGGCTGGTTGTGTTGAGATCCATGTCAAATCTTCCGATTGGTTTCAGCATAATCACGAAACGGACTTGTCCTACGAAAGTGTTGTTTTACATGTTGTCTGGGAAAACGACAAACCAGTATTACGGAAAGACGGCACTTTGCTACCAACACTGACACTAAAAGGGCTGGTAAAATTATCTGTAATAGAGCGTTATGGCTACCTTTTGCATGAAAAAGAAGAAATTCCATGCAGTAAAAGTTTTGAAAGTGTAAATGACCTGCAAAAATATTCAATGATGGATCGTGTCCTGCTCGAACGCCTGGATAAAAAAGCGTCGCAGGTTATGAATCTTTTAAAAGCAAATCAGCAGGACTGGGAAGAAACAGCTTATCAATGGCTTTCTCAGCATTTTGGTTTTAAACTCAATGATCCCGCATTTTTAAGATTAAGCCAGCTTGTTCCATTAAAAATCCTTCAAAAACACAGGAACAGCCCTATACAAATTGAAGCACTACTGTTTGGCTGTGCAGGCTTGTTACCAGAATTACAAGATCTGGAAGGCATCGATAAATCTTCTCATGAATATGTTTATATCAGAGAACTCCGCAGGGAATATTTGTTTCTTTCTTCAAAATACCGTCTGTCAAATATTCCAATGAGCGTTCAGGAATGGAAATTTTTACGACTTCGCCCGGCAGGGTTTCCTACAATACGTCTTGCACAACTGGCCGTTTTGATCAGCAAAAGCGCCGGAATCTTTTCTTCGTTAACTTCTGCTGATCATATTGAGGAATTATATTCCTTATTTAATTTAAAACAATCTGATTACTGGAGTACACATTTCCAATTAGGCAAATTGTCTAAATCCAAGGTTCCGTCCATGGGAAAAGATGCAGCAAATTTGTTGATTATCAATGCAGCAATTCCATTAATGGTAGCCTATTCAAAACACCGCCAGCAACCTGAAATGCAGGATAAGGCTATAAAATGGCTTTCAGAAATACCAGCAGAAAATAACCGGATCACAAGAGAATGGGAATTACTTGATATGCATGTAAAAACCGCAGCCGATTCGCAATCGCTCATAGAATGGTATAACCATTATTGCACCCAGCACAAATGCCTGGAATGTATTGTAGGAGCAACTTTGGTCCGACCGGTTTAG
- a CDS encoding RagB/SusD family nutrient uptake outer membrane protein has protein sequence MKINIKFIFALFVSMVTITGCDQNWVDTKPNGAATTAFFWKSEEDVKRGIAAIYVQMGNENTWGRNLFWMQDASDDIVPGRVRAESDNIKNFNITGRESGIANGWRDVYWMMNKANQALEGLPTATVSDEVKNKALGEAYFIRAFSHFWLAYSWGHEDQGVPFDGPENEEYGKRIPPQLASVTDNYAQIIKDLEKAAELLPLFSTYGSADQGRAHKVAAWGYMIKTYAYWAQYDATKWALIPALADKIKNEGGRALVTGKGSARENYQSVFKIESNWSSEYIWSVTSGVQGGSIFPGVTLENKGWGIFNGWGYFQPTEELYDEYEATDPRREVTILKFGDKFTYFGKERAYYSTNSLSGFQNRKYMEPYSYGTNEEAGSNLMINQNGDGPTTRLNLPLMRYAEILLFKAEALIQQGKNAEAAIPLNEIRARVGLAPISAPTLNDLKHERRVELACEWTDRLADLKRWGDFAKINAPLHGRIHTSKTDPNSAFEVKEIWPARNFDPAKHMAWPINPDEISRSNGAYKQSPGW, from the coding sequence ATGAAAATAAATATCAAATTTATATTTGCATTGTTCGTGTCGATGGTAACCATCACCGGATGCGACCAAAACTGGGTAGACACTAAACCAAACGGAGCAGCTACAACTGCTTTTTTCTGGAAAAGTGAAGAAGATGTAAAAAGGGGAATTGCCGCGATATATGTGCAAATGGGCAACGAAAATACGTGGGGACGTAACCTGTTCTGGATGCAGGATGCCAGTGATGACATCGTTCCGGGCCGGGTAAGGGCAGAAAGCGATAATATTAAGAATTTTAATATTACTGGCCGTGAAAGCGGCATTGCCAATGGCTGGAGAGATGTATATTGGATGATGAACAAAGCAAACCAGGCACTTGAAGGCCTGCCGACAGCTACTGTTTCTGATGAAGTAAAAAACAAGGCCCTGGGTGAAGCATACTTTATCCGTGCCTTTTCACATTTCTGGCTTGCTTATTCCTGGGGACACGAAGATCAGGGAGTTCCGTTTGATGGGCCTGAAAATGAGGAATATGGAAAAAGAATTCCTCCGCAACTTGCCTCAGTTACAGATAATTATGCCCAGATTATTAAAGACCTGGAAAAAGCAGCAGAACTGTTACCATTATTTTCTACTTACGGATCTGCTGATCAGGGAAGGGCACATAAAGTAGCTGCGTGGGGATACATGATAAAAACCTACGCATATTGGGCACAATACGATGCTACAAAATGGGCTTTAATACCTGCATTGGCAGATAAAATCAAGAATGAAGGAGGACGGGCTTTGGTTACGGGAAAAGGCAGTGCAAGAGAGAATTACCAGTCTGTATTCAAAATTGAAAGTAACTGGAGTTCCGAATATATATGGTCCGTTACTTCTGGTGTTCAGGGTGGTTCTATATTTCCGGGGGTTACTCTGGAAAACAAAGGCTGGGGTATTTTTAATGGCTGGGGTTATTTTCAACCTACAGAGGAACTATATGATGAATATGAAGCCACTGATCCAAGAAGAGAAGTGACTATCCTTAAATTTGGAGATAAGTTCACTTACTTTGGGAAAGAACGGGCTTATTATTCAACCAATAGCCTTTCCGGGTTTCAGAACAGAAAATACATGGAACCATACAGTTACGGGACCAATGAAGAGGCAGGATCTAATTTAATGATCAACCAGAACGGAGATGGCCCTACAACACGCTTAAACTTGCCATTAATGCGTTATGCTGAAATACTTCTTTTCAAAGCAGAAGCATTAATCCAGCAAGGAAAAAATGCGGAGGCTGCAATTCCATTAAACGAGATCCGTGCAAGAGTTGGACTGGCACCTATTTCTGCTCCAACCTTGAATGACCTGAAACATGAACGACGTGTAGAACTTGCCTGTGAATGGACTGATCGGCTTGCTGATCTTAAACGGTGGGGAGATTTTGCTAAAATCAACGCGCCTCTGCATGGCAGGATACATACAAGCAAAACAGATCCAAACTCTGCATTTGAAGTGAAAGAAATATGGCCTGCAAGGAATTTTGATCCAGCCAAACACATGGCCTGGCCAATTAATCCTGATGAGATTTCCAGAAGTAACGGAGCTTATAAACAATCTCCCGGCTGGTAA